In a single window of the Enoplosus armatus isolate fEnoArm2 chromosome 15, fEnoArm2.hap1, whole genome shotgun sequence genome:
- the LOC139297628 gene encoding TOG array regulator of axonemal microtubules protein 1, with amino-acid sequence MIPGLISQELHQQLLDLKNYQNRTNGVEELKHILSEVDMKSVPSGSVEEFINFLPRLLDDSNFKVLYGTLQVLNLLIQTLDTGVDKYFKQIVLVALKALGDTRTVTRNEYMNVFRQLMKTVAPQQILDHVIGNLKHKNSRVREDVLNIIMAAMLTHPRKDFNIPKLCFEVAPYLADSKKKVRHAALELFAVFDYCLDTGKRQPLMKAVDMVELNEDAEGLMAAVQARRARHVLPKLSSEGIVEYGLIVPKPGQRCSPQYGSGADLDWVMNGGRISSARSHRTEPDCDQLYGYGSLGSLTDDLPLQRRIVSAGKGKNKLPWEMSSFSSTENDQQCGTPNGKCSEQVASEDFLPLSRKLSPETYIPSFSSAEPQKPQSSRRRASPARLRRSGSLNLDADIFKTTNFSDPDVVAPKGRMLSRNPSVERTFSLPSNPTTSGSFLLPSYPLATLPGGMLTPTLSRRHADSSLSMSNTWPNKRDNSPQQRDTSPWRDTTAKGDHLSSRCSPRPLRASLVSSSSTSSFRRALSSTRATLSISPVVPTAEHVQSHNDQRSNLPGSPQTQQIERDLHLDPDNINAVLESQEDDPLDMQEMLNSLRSLRNSAAKKRAKVSLSSSDPDSPDSAVRLDLGLDSPSHTSPMLTTSASESGLSSLNSDANSSVNVIKTSHRNSASPGMKPRIARVPSAKLRSSVSMDFSSLQGLSQRNELSSEVGVVGQRVTYSNGSIKTEEETTGPSPPLVKSAFRESVRALKPAKGSQSHSSRNSPATDMPEGVIGRGMFGTAVSSSRPGVALSLEQGDPVAKPPTDPSAGIYSHALSGSHRDSDDSPRPDEVKQRVKNARFSRDKMRLQSLDQQEGQFSQVDHTRDKIRHRVRQMLSDSPTEENRALIIKDLHLNGSTLTSTKADHLSDESPISPTSPVSPPGAQSPIKCFALPHQPSPPTVPPNPKNLSRLRRAPSLSRTRLSLSHSSDELSPGTMGHKKNLSEPPELCPFSKPDLALTQSFNLLSSEEWEKKIEGLTFLRSLAHYHSDTLQGRLHDVCLSLIQEVKNLRSGVSRVAVCTLGDLYTHLQKAMDQELEATVKALLQKAGESNAFIRQDVDAALDCMVQHCTPTRCISALLSGGLSHLNAVVRKCTAQHLANLVEKVGAARLLSGGKDLTDRILPAVTKLAQDSSQEARYFGRRMLLSLSSHHDFDKILEKYIPTKDLPTVRDTVFTLKTKGLGEMPQDTQSARGRRSLPGSGTVRASSLTREPLNQTNRESNSHYSCRSQSIADKTEYIKQISGLLGSKDFRERIKGIDQLVADCQHNPNMVINSIFQVFDAFKARLQESNSKVNLHALESLQKIIHFLKDNLSQVVNILVPAIVDNHLNSKNNAISSAAIGAINALILNLDNILLLQPFCTKAQFLNGKAKVDLIEKVADLVTELYPRKPQMVEQKVLPLLWHLLGTSTHSGTIHGRGGSVRGATANLCQALYAQMGPSLIECAQASQPANIHKCLNEVLRTLS; translated from the exons ATGATACCTGGATTGATCTCCCAGGAGCTACACCAGCAGCTTCTGGACTTGAAGAATTACCAAAATCGCACAAATGGGGTGGAGGAGCTCAAGCACATCCTCTCAGAAGTGGACATGAAATCAGTCCCATCTGGCAGTGTTGAGGAGTTCATCAATTTTCTCCCACGACTTCTGGATGACAGTAATTTTAAAGTATTGTATGGCACCTTACAAGTTTTAAACTTACTCATTCAGACGCTAGATACAGGTGTagacaaatatttcaaacagaTAGTCTTAGTGGCTCTGAAGGCCCTAGGGGACACTCGCACCGTCACCagaaatgaatacatgaatgtgTTTCGACAGCTGATGAAAACTGTTGCACCACAACAAATATTGGATCATGTCATTGGCAACTTGAAACACAAGAATTCAAGGGTTCGGGAAGATGTCCTTAACATCATTATGGCAGCTATGCTCACTCATCCTAGGAAAGATTTCAACATCCCCAAGCTTTGTTTTGAGGTAGCACCATACCTGGCAGACAGCAAAAAGAAGGTTCGTCATGCCGCCCTTgagctgtttgctgtttttgacTATTGCCTTGACACAGGGAAAAGGCAGCCTCTAATGAAAGCTGTGGACATGGTTGAACTCAATGAGGATGCAGAGGGTCTTATGGCAGCTGTACAGGCGAGACGAGCAAGGCACGTCCTGCCAAAACTCTCCTCAGAGGGTATAGTGGAGTATGGCTTGATTGTGCCCAAACCAGGACAGCGGTGCTCCCCACAGTATGGTTCTGGAGCTGATCTGGACTGGGTGATGAACGGAGGGCGGATAAGCAGTGCCAGGAGCCACAGAACTGAACCAGACTGCGACCAACTTTATGGCTATGGCAGCTTGGGCTCCCTCACTGATGACCTTCCACTTCAAAGGAGGATTGTCAGCGCGGGTAAAGGGAAGAACAAACTACCCTGGGAGATGTCGAGCTTCTCATCCACTGAGAATGACCAGCAGTGTGGTACCCCTAATGGAAAGTGCTCTGAACAG GTGGCCAGTGAGGATTTCCTTCCCCTGTCCAGGAAGCTGAGTCCGGAGACCTACATCCCCAGTTTCA GTTCTGCAGAGCCTCAGAAGCCACAATCCTCCAGAAGGAGGGCATCCCCTGCACGCCTCAGAAGAAGTGGAAGCCTCAACTTAGATGCCGACATCTTTAAAACCACCAACTTCTCTGACCCAGATGTTG TGGCACCCAAGGGACGCATGCTCTCAAGGAACCCCAGTGTTGAGCGCACGTTTTCCCTCCCCTCGAACCCCACCACATCCGGCTCCTTCCTACTTCCCTCCTACCCACTGGCTACACTCCCAGGAGGCATGCTTACTCCAACACTGTCCCGCCGTCATGCAGACTCCTCCCTCTCGATGTCCAACACCTGGCCCAACAAGAGAGACAACAGCCCTCAGCAGCGAGACACCAGCCCCTGGAGAGACACAACAGCAAAGG GAGACCATCTCTCTAGCAGATGCTCTCCCCGGCCTCTCCGTGCCTCCCTCGTGAGTTCTTCTTCCACTTCGTCGTTCCGCCGGGCTCTGAGCAGCACCAGGGCAACCCTGTCTATCTCGCCAGTTGTCCCTACAGCAGAGCATGTCCAGTCCCATAATGACCAGAGGTCCAATCTTCCAGGCAGCCCACAGACTCAGCAGATAGAAAGGGACCTTCATCTGGACCCTGATAACATCAATGCAGTGCTAGAATCTCAAGAGGATGATCCTCTGGACATGCAGGAG ATGCTGAACTCACTGCGCTCATTGCGCAACAGTGCTGCCAAGAAGAGGGCCAAAGTGAGCCTCAGCAGTTCAGATCCAGACAGCCCTGACTCAGCTGTGAGGCTGGACCTGGGTCTGGACTCACCATCACACACCTCTCCAATGCTTACCACCTCAGCCAGTGAGAGTGGTCTTTCCAGTCTGAACTCGGACGCCAATTCCAGCGTCAATGTCATCAAAACCAG TCACAGGAACTCTGCCTCTCCAGGAATGAAACCTCGCATTGCAAGAGTGCCTTCTGCAAAACTGAGGTCTTCTGTGTCCATGGACTTCAGCAGCCTTCAAG gaTTGTCTCAGAGAAACGAACTGTCGTCTGAGGTGGGTGTTGTTGGCCAGAGAGTCACTTACTCCAATGGATCAATCAAAACTGAGGAGGAGACGACAGGACCGTCCCCTCCGTTGGTCAAATCAGCCTTCCGTGAATCAGTCAGAGCTCTGAAGCCTGCCAAAG GATCTCAGagccacagcagcaggaacTCACCAGCCACAGATATGCCTGAAGGAGTCATTGGAAGAG GCATGTTTGGCACTGCAGTGTCCTCCAGCCGTCCAGGAGTCGCCTTGTCACTTGAGCAGGGTGATCCTGTAGCCAAACCCCCCACTGATCCCTCAGCAGGCATCTACAGCCATGCTCTGTCTGGCAGTCACCGAGACAGTGATGACAGCCCACGTCCAGATGAGGTTAAG CAGAGGGTGAAGAATGCAAGGTTTAGCCGGGATAAGATGCGGCTGCAGTCTCTGGATCAGCAAGAGGGACAGTTCAGTCAAGTGGACCACACACGAGACAAAATTCGCCACCGAGTCAGACAGATGCTGTCTGACTCGCCCACGGAGGAGAATAGAGCATTAATCATCAAag ATCTGCATCTGAACGGCAGCACACTGACCTCCACCAAAGCAGACCATCTCTCTGACGAGTCCCCTATCAGCCCCACCAGTCCTGTCAGCCCACCAGGAGCCCAAAGCCCCATCAAGTGCTTCGCTCTTCCCCACCAGCCGAgcccccccacagtgccccccaaCCCCAAAAACCTGTCCCGTCTTAGGAGGGCCCCTAGCCTCAGCAGAACCAGACTGTCGCTGTCCCACAGCTCAG ATGAGCTGTCCCCTGGTACTATGGGCCACAAGAAAAACCTCTCAGAGCCTCCGGAGCTGTGTCCGTTTTCCAAGCCTGACCTGGCACTGACGCAGAGCTTCAACCTGCTGAGCTCCGAAGAATG GGAGAAGAAGATCGAGGGTCTGACGTTCTTGCGCAGTCTGGCTCACTACCACTCAGACACACTCCAAGGCAGGCTTCATGATGTCTGCCTGTCCCTCATTCAAGAG GTGAAGAACCTGCGGTCGGGTGTGTCCAGGGTGGCAGTGTGTACGCTGGGGGACCTGTACACCCACCTGCAGAAGGCAATGGACCAGGAGCTGGAAGCGACAGTTAAAGCTTTGCTGCAGAAGGCTGGGGAGAGTAACGCTTTCATTAGGCAGGATGTGGACGCAGCACTGGACTGCATGGTGCAACACTGCACACCCACTCGCTGCATCAGTGCTTTACTCTCTGGGGGTCTCAG TCACCTCAACGCAGTGGTGAGAAAATGCACCGCCCAACATCTGGCTAATCTGGTAGAGAAGGTTGGTGCTGCCCGTCTTCTGTCAGGAGGTAAAGATCTCACAGACAGAATCTTGCCAGCCGTCACCAAACTTGCACAAGACTCCTCACAGGAAGCCAG GTACTTTGGGCGACGGATGCTACTGTCCCTGTCATCACACCATGACTTTGACAAGATCCTGGAGAAATATATCCCCACCAAAGACCTGCCAACTGTCAGAGACACCGTCTTCACTCTCAAGACAAAG GGTCTTGGTGAGATGCCCCAAGACACCCAGTCAGCCAGGGGTAGACGCTCCCTCCCAGGCAGTGGTACAGTCAGGGCCTCTTCTCTCACCAGAGAGCCACTCAACCAGACCAACAG GGAGTCTAACAGCCATTACAGCTGTAGATCTCAGAGTATTGCAGACAAGACAGAATACATCAAGCAGATCTCAGGTCTGCTGGGTTCAAAGGACTTCAGAGAGAGGATCAAAGGAATCGACCAGCTAGTGGCCGACTGCCAGCACAACCCCAACATGGTCATCAATAGTATATTCCAG GTGTTTGATGCCTTCAAGGCCAGGCTGCAGGAGTCCAACAGCAAGGTCAACCTGCATGCCCTTGAGTCTCTACAGAAAATTATCCACTTCTTGAAAGACAACCTGTCCCAAGTGGTCAACATCCTGGTCCCAGCAATCGTGGACAATCACCTCAACTCCAAGAACAACGCCATCTCTTCTGCTGCTATTGGAGCTATTAATGCACTTATCTTAAATCTTG ATAACATACTTCTTCTTCAGCCTTTCTGCACCAAGGCCCAGTTTTTAAACGGCAAAGCAAAGGTGGATCTTATCGAAAAGGTTGCAG ATCTTGTGACGGAGCTCTACCCTCGCAAGCCCCAGATGGTGGAGCAGAAAGTGCTGCCCTTGCTGTGGCACCTCCTGGGCACCTCTACCCACAGCGGCACCATCCATGGCCGGGGCGGCAGCGTGAGGGGTGCTACCGCCAACCTGTGCCAAGCCCTCTACGCCCAGATGGGGCCCAGCCTGATCGAGTGTGCTCAGGCCTCCCAGCCTGCCAATATccataaatgtttaaatgaggTCCTGAGGACCTTATCCTAA
- the LOC139298026 gene encoding kelch-like protein 28, with the protein MDQQDQSYMFASLKRPHSEQLLQGLQLLRQDHELCDIVLRVGDAKIHAHKVVLASISPYFKAMFTGNLSEKETSEVEFQCIDETALQAIVEYAYTGTVFISQETVESLLPAANLLQVKLVLKECCSFLESQLDAGNCIGISRFAETYGCHDLCLAATKFICENFEEVCQTEEFFELTRAELDEIVSNDCLKVVTEETVFYALESWIKYDVTERQQHLAQLLHCVRLPLLSVKFLTRLYEANHLIRDDHACKHLLNEALKYHFMPEHRLSYQTVLSARPRCAPKVLLAVGGKAGLFATLESMEMYFPQTDSWIGLAPLSVPRYEFGVAVLDHKVYVVGGIATHMRQGISYRRHESTVESWDPESNTWSSVERMAECRSTLGVVVLTGELYALGGYDGQYYLQSVEKYVPKLKEWQPVAPMTKSRSCFATAVLDGMVYAIGGYGPAHMNSVERYDPSKDAWEMVAPMADKRINFGVGVMLGFIFVVGGHNGVSHLSSIERYDPHQNQWTACRPMNEPRTGVGSAIVDNYLYVVGGHSGSSYLNTVQRYDPISDSWLDSSGMMYCRCNFGLTAL; encoded by the exons ATGGACCAGCAGGACCAGTCCTATATGTTTGCCAGTCTGAAACGGCCTCActcagagcagctgctgcaagGCCTCCAGCTCTTGCGGCAGGATCACGAACTATGTGACATTGTCCTACGTGTGGGTGATGCCAAGATCCATGCCCACAAAGTAGTGCTGGCCAGCATCAGCCCTTACTTCAAGGCCATGTTCACGGGTAACCTGTCGGAGAAGGAGACGTCCGAGGTGGAATTCCAGTGTATTGATGAGACTGCTTTGCAG GCCATTGTCGAGTATGCCTACACTGGCACAGTGTTTATCTCCCAGGAAACAGTGGAATCTCTGCTGCCGGCTGCCAACTTACTCCAGGTTAAACTAGTACTTAAGGAGTGCTGCTCCTTCTTAGAGAGCCAGCTGGATGCTGGGAACTGTATAGGCATCTCTCGCTTTGCAGAGACGTATGGCTGTCATGATCTGTGCCTGGCTGCAACTAAGTTCATCTGTGAGAACTTCGAGGAAGTTTGTCAGACAGAGGAGTTTTTTGAACTGACGAGGGCTGAGCTGGATGAAATTGTGTCCAATGACTGCCTTAAGGTGGTCACAGAGGAGACTGTATTTTACGCCCTGGAATCGTGGATCAAATATGATGTAACTGAGAGACAGCAGCATCTGGCtcagctgctgcactgtgttcGCCTTCCACTCCTCAGCGTCAAATTTCTCACTCGCCTGTATGAAGCCAACCACCTTATACGAGATGACCACGCATGCAAGCACCTGCTCAATGAGGCCCTCAAATATCATTTTATGCCTGAGCACCGGCTCTCCTATCAGACTGTGTTGTCGGCACGGCCCAGGTGTGCCCCGAAGGTGCTGCTTGCAGTAGGAGGCAAGGCTGGACTGTTTGCAACATTAGAAag CATGGAAATGTATTTCCCTCAGACAGATTCATGGATAGGACTGGCCCCTCTCAGTGTACCCCGATATGAATTTGGAGTGGCAGTGCTGGACCACAAGGTGTATGTAGTGGGAGGCATCGCCACACACATGAGACAGGGCATTAGCTATCGAAGGCACGAGAGCACAGTGGAGAGCTGGGACCCCGAAAGCAACACCTGGTCCTCGGTGGAGCGCATGGCCGAGTGCCGCAGCACACTCGGGGTGGTGGTCCTGACTGGCGAGCTTTATGCCCTTGGAGGCTATGACGGCCAGTATTACCTCCAGTCGGTGGAGAAATATGTCCCCAAGCTGAAGGAGTGGCAGCCCGTGGCCCCTATGACAAAGTCCCGCAGCTGCTTTGCCACGGCAGTGCTGGATGGCATGGTGTATGCTATTGGAGGCTATGGCCCAGCCCATATGAACAG TGTGGAGCGGTACGACCCCAGCAAGGATGCCTGGGAAATGGTAGCCCCCATGGCAGATAAGAGGATCAACTTCGGGGTAGGCGTCATGCTCGGCTTCATATTCGTGGTGGGCGGACACAACGGAGTGTCGCACCTGTCCAGCATTGAGAGGTATGATCCACATCAGAACCAGTGGACAGCCTGTCGGCCAATGAATGAACCTCGCACTG GTGTGGGCTCTGCCATCGTGGACAACTACCTCTATGTGGTGGGAGGTCACTCCGGTTCATCCTACCTGAACACAGTCCAGCGCTATGACCCTATCTCAGACAGCTGGTTGGACTCGAGTGGCATGATGTATTGCCGTTGCAACTTTGGTCTGACTGCCCTTTGA
- the dorip1 gene encoding uncharacterized protein C14orf28 homolog, translating to MESRFCVLSDTEDLQTLISNTENNLLFERSKTLFEEIRASINNNDEEDRSFWRPVLPWGGVFSIKAGRKAISCTPLYVKINLKNTCTIDGFLMILYVILRDNQGFPRELAVFLGKQFVEHFLYLMDSCDYTTVKMLWIWDRMSKRQYRSEIHQAALEIDLFGNEHENFTENLENLMSTMQESLCTNWCCPARFQEFIKTTINISPPHELPHRDPIQSAVDEFFCSKLLLCSELGCDGLREFSQRVFCHGPPPFVILNMQQWKSEELSYVPYHVALCQHRYLLEGATLFNREEHHYSAAFQIDGCWMHYDGLRSDNLILLHKPPELLLLSSLVYIRASDK from the exons ATGGAGAGTAGATTCTGTGTTTTGAGCGACACCGAAGACCTCCAAACGCTCATTTCAAACACCGAGAACAATCTCCTCTTCGAAAG GTCTAAGACGCTGTTTGAAGAAATTCGTGCCTCCATCAACAACAATGACGAAGAGGACCGCTCCTTCTGGAGGCCTGTGCTCCCGTGGGGTGGCGTCTTTTCCATTAAGGCAGGGCGGAAGGCCATATCATGCACCCCTCTCTACGTCAAAATCAACCTAAAAAACACCTGCACCATTGATGGCTTCCTCATGATCCTTTATGTGATTCTGCGGGACAACCAGGGCTTTCCCAGGGAGCTGGCCGTCttcctgggcaagcagtttgTGGAGCATTTCCTCTACCTGATGGACTCCTGTGACTACACCACGGTAAAGATGCTGTGGATCTGGGACAGGATGTCTAAAAGACAGTACCGCTCTGAGATCCACCAGGCAGCCCTGGAGATTGATCTGTTTGGTAATGAGCATGAGAACTTCACAGAGAACCTGGAGAACCTCATGTCCACTATGCAGGAGAGTCTGTGCACCAACTGGTGCTGCCCAGCCCGCTTCCAGGAGTTCATCAAGACTACAATCAACATCAG CCCTCCACATGAGCTGCCTCACAGAGACCCCATTCAGTCTGCCGTGGACGAGTTCTTCTGCTCAAAGCTCCTGCTCTGCTCAGAACTAGG gtgTGATGGTCTAAGGGAGTTCTCTCAGAGGGTTTTCTGCCATGGACCCCCACCCTTTGTTATTCTCAACATGCAGCAGTGGAAGTCAGAGGAATTGTCCTATGTTCCTTACCATGTGGCTCTCTGCCAGCACAG GTACTTACTAGAGGGCGCCACACTCTTCAACAGGGAGGAGCACCACTACTCTGCAGCCTTCCAGATAGACGGTTGCTGGATGCACTATGACGGCCTGAGGAGTGACAATCTGATCCTGTTACACAAGCCACCggagctcctgctgctgtcctctctgGTCTACATCCGCGCCTCCGACAAGTGA